Proteins from one Impatiens glandulifera chromosome 2, dImpGla2.1, whole genome shotgun sequence genomic window:
- the LOC124925389 gene encoding UDP-sulfoquinovose synthase, chloroplastic, with amino-acid sequence MNNMALSISCSLSISSSSNKVHSKLSSHQTSAFTLHNSKSSMGRLVLTRKQSHSVFSVRATAISQEAKKQPNFVSDQAIDIPLERKKVMVIGGDGYCGWATALHLSNKNYEVAIVDSLVRRQFDNQLGLDSLTPISSIHNRISRWRSLTGKSIGLYIGDICDFEFLSDAFNSFQPDAVVHFGEQRSAPYSMIDRSRAIFTQHNNVIGTLNVLFAIKEFREDCHLVKLGTMGEYGTPNIDIEEGYITITHNGRTDTLPYPKQASSFYHLSKVHDSHNIAFTCKAWGIRATDLNQGVVYGVRTDETAMHDELCNRLDYDGVFGTALNRFCVQAAVGHPLTVYGKGGQTRGYLDIRDTVQCVELAIANPAQRGEFRVFNQFTEQFSVNELAALVTKAGKKLGLEVETKSVPNPRVEAEEHYYNAKHTKLIELGLQPHLLSDSLLDSLLNFAVQFKDRVDTKQIMPSVSWKKIGVKPKTVAA; translated from the exons ATGAACAATATGGCTCTTTCAATCTCATGTTCCTTAAGTATCTCCTCAAGCAGCAACAAAGTTCATTCTAAATTATCATCCCACCAGACTTCAGCTTTCACTTTGCATAATTCTAAATCTTCCATGGGTAGGCTAGTTCTTACGAGAAAGCAATCACATAGTGTTTTCTCTGTAAGGGCTACCGCTATAAGCCAAGAAGCTAAAAAGCAACCCAACTTTGTTTCCGATCAAGCTATTGACATTCCTCTCGAACGAAAGAAAGTTATGGTTATTGGTGGGGATGGTTATTGTGGATGGGCAACTGCTCTccatttatcaaacaaaaactatGAAGTTGCAATCGTTGATAGTCTTGTTCGTCGTCAATTTGACAATCAACTCGGGCTCGATTCGCTAACTCCCATATCCTCCATTCACAACCGAATATCTCGTTGGAGATCCCTTACAGGGAAATCCATCGGTCTCTACATTGGCGATATATGTGATTTCGAATTCTTATCTGACGCCTTCAACTCGTTCCAGCCTGACGCCGTTGTCCATTTTGGAGAACAGCGTTCGGCTCCTTATTCTATGATCGACAGGTCGAGGGCGATTTTCACTCAACATAACAATGTAATTGGAACCCTGAACGTTCTCTTTGCGATTAAGGAATTTCGGGAGGATTGTCATTTGGTGAAACTTGGAACGATGGGAGAATATGGAACCCCTAATATAGATATCGAAGAGGGTTATATCACGATTACTCATAATGGAAGAACAGATACCTTGCCTTATCCAAAACAAGCGAGTTCTTTCTACCATTTGAGTAAAGTTCATGATTCTCATAACATTGCTTTTACTTGCAAGGCTTGGGGGATTAGGGCTACTGACTTGAATCAGGGAGTGGTTTATGGGGTGAGGACGGATGAAACTGCCATGCATGATGAGCTCTGTAACAGGTTGGATTATGATGGAGTGTTTGGAACTGCTTTGAATCGTTTTTGTGTACAGGCTGCTGTTGGACATCCACTTACTGTGTATGGTAAAGGTGGTCAG ACAAGAGGATATCTGGACATAAGAGACACGGTTCAGTGTGTGGAGCTGGCAATAGCCAACCCAGCTCAACGTGGAGAATTCCGTGTCTTCAACCAATTCACAGAGCAGTTTTCAGTGAACGAACTTGCAGCTCTTGTAACAAAAGCTGGAAAGAAACTAGGGCTGGAGGTTGAAACAAAATCTGTACCAAATCCAAGGGTAGAGGCCGAAGAACACTACTACAATGCCAAGCATACTAAACTTATTGAATTAGGGCTTCAACCACATCTTCTTTCAGACTCTTTGCTCGATTCCCTCCTTAACTTTGCAGTCCAGTTTAAGGACCGTGTTGACACGAAACAGATCATGCCTAGTGTTTCTTGGAAAAAGATCGGCGTCAAGCCCAAGACTGTTGCAGCTTAA